From a single Equus asinus isolate D_3611 breed Donkey chromosome 2, EquAss-T2T_v2, whole genome shotgun sequence genomic region:
- the RPS29 gene encoding small ribosomal subunit protein uS14: MGHQQLYWSHPRKFGQGSRSCRVCSNRHGLIRKYGLNMCRQCFRQYAKDIGFVKLD; the protein is encoded by the exons ATGGGTCACCAGCAGCTCTACTGGAGCCATCCGAGGAAATTCGGCCAGGGTTCTCGGTCTTG CCGCGTCTGCTCGAACCGGCACGGCCTGATCCGGAAGTACGGCCTCAACATGTGCCGCCAGTGCTTCCGCCAGTACGCCAAGGACATCGGCTTCGTGAAG ttggaCTGA